In Blattabacterium cuenoti, the following proteins share a genomic window:
- the mnmE gene encoding tRNA uridine-5-carboxymethylaminomethyl(34) synthesis GTPase MnmE — protein sequence MLDLDGDTIVALATPIGSSAISVIRISGKNSISIVENIFVSIKSGKKLENQSTHTIHLGYVVAENNNLLDQVLVSIFKSPFSYTGENMIEISCHGSYYIQQQILQLLIRKGIRLARPGEFTLRAFINQKVDLSQAEAIADLIVSENKICHEISLEQIKGSFSSLIKDLRKKLLDFASLLELELDFSEENVIFAKRSELFSFFQELKGTLKDLIESFSLGNAIKKGIYVVIIGEPNVGKSTFFNQVLQEDRSIISHIEGTTRDCVEGEIILNGILFHFLDTAGIRKTKDPIETMGVEKTMKKIEEAQVILYIFDSSNKNKKEQKIISDIKKIHKKYPLKNIFAIANKSDISPFHDFENLKSKIPYFFEISSKNYREVKRVLNALGSLFLDKLKEKKIVVTQDRHYEALKHSLREISLAHNAFNQGYSVDLVSIYIKDALRYLGEITGEITSEDILKNIFSKFCIGK from the coding sequence ATGTTAGATTTAGATGGTGATACCATTGTGGCTTTAGCTACTCCTATTGGATCTAGTGCTATTTCTGTTATTCGTATTTCTGGAAAAAATTCTATATCTATTGTTGAAAATATTTTTGTTTCTATTAAATCTGGAAAAAAACTGGAAAATCAATCTACACATACGATTCATTTAGGATATGTTGTAGCAGAAAATAATAATTTATTAGATCAAGTTTTAGTTTCTATTTTTAAATCTCCTTTTTCTTATACAGGAGAGAATATGATAGAGATTTCTTGTCATGGATCTTATTATATTCAACAACAGATTTTGCAATTGCTCATTAGAAAAGGAATACGTTTGGCTCGTCCTGGAGAATTTACATTGCGTGCTTTTATCAATCAGAAAGTAGATTTATCACAAGCTGAAGCTATAGCTGATTTGATTGTATCTGAAAATAAAATATGTCATGAAATATCTTTAGAACAAATCAAAGGATCATTCTCTAGTCTTATTAAGGATTTAAGGAAAAAATTATTGGATTTTGCATCTTTACTAGAATTGGAATTGGATTTTTCTGAAGAAAATGTGATCTTTGCTAAAAGATCAGAACTTTTTTCTTTCTTTCAAGAATTAAAAGGGACTTTAAAAGATTTAATTGAATCTTTTTCGTTAGGAAATGCTATAAAAAAAGGAATTTATGTGGTCATTATTGGAGAACCCAATGTGGGAAAATCTACTTTTTTTAATCAGGTTCTTCAGGAAGACCGTTCCATTATATCCCATATAGAAGGAACGACTAGAGATTGTGTGGAAGGAGAAATTATTTTGAATGGAATTCTTTTTCATTTTTTGGATACGGCAGGAATTAGAAAAACCAAAGATCCTATAGAAACTATGGGAGTGGAAAAAACCATGAAAAAAATAGAAGAGGCTCAAGTCATATTATATATTTTTGATTCTTCAAATAAAAATAAAAAAGAACAAAAAATTATTAGTGATATTAAAAAAATTCACAAAAAATATCCGTTAAAAAATATTTTTGCCATAGCGAATAAATCAGATATATCTCCTTTTCATGATTTTGAAAATTTAAAGTCAAAAATTCCCTATTTTTTTGAAATTTCGTCAAAAAATTATCGTGAAGTAAAAAGGGTGCTCAATGCTTTGGGTTCTTTATTTTTGGATAAATTAAAGGAAAAAAAAATAGTGGTAACACAAGATAGACATTATGAAGCTTTAAAGCACTCGTTAAGAGAAATATCATTAGCACACAATGCTTTTAATCAAGGATATTCAGTAGATTTAGTCTCAATATATATTAAAGACGCATTACGGTATTTAGGAGAGATTACGGGAGAAATCACAAGTGAAGATATACTCAAAAATATTTTTTCAAAATTCTGTATTGGAAAATAA
- a CDS encoding N5-glutamine methyltransferase family protein, producing the protein MESFYKFFRLFQKTLQDLYPEPKEVENLFFLLTTHIFRCDKTTILLRLSRKEKINFFIYDKLIKKLWELKKNRPIQYVIGQTYFFGLKFIVNEKVFIPRPETEELVSWILQDQDHHDNPVQVFDIGTGSGCISITLKKKKPEIIQHICAIDSDQEALDIACKNAKLHNVKISLKNVDILKNVIYKPQKMNKNTIYIIVSNPPYIRLSEKELLHPNIVQYEPYQALFVPDEDPLIFYKKISFWIKKRLTGIVYVYFEINQFIYLDIIDFMKKIGFLNIEIKRDFQGYFRMVRGVYYSN; encoded by the coding sequence ATGGAATCTTTTTACAAATTTTTCCGTCTTTTTCAAAAGACTCTTCAAGATTTATATCCAGAACCTAAGGAGGTAGAAAATCTCTTTTTTTTACTCACTACTCATATTTTTCGATGTGATAAAACAACTATTTTATTACGATTAAGTAGAAAAGAAAAGATAAATTTTTTTATTTACGATAAATTAATAAAAAAATTATGGGAATTAAAAAAAAATAGACCCATACAATATGTAATTGGGCAAACCTATTTTTTTGGTCTGAAATTCATAGTTAATGAAAAAGTATTCATTCCAAGACCAGAAACAGAAGAACTTGTATCCTGGATTCTACAGGATCAGGATCATCATGATAATCCCGTTCAAGTATTTGATATTGGAACAGGAAGTGGATGTATTAGTATTACTTTAAAAAAGAAAAAACCTGAAATTATACAACACATTTGTGCCATTGACTCTGACCAAGAAGCTCTTGACATAGCTTGTAAAAATGCAAAATTACATAATGTAAAAATTTCATTAAAAAATGTAGATATCTTGAAAAATGTAATATATAAACCCCAAAAAATGAATAAAAATACGATTTACATTATCGTAAGTAATCCTCCTTATATCAGGCTATCTGAAAAAGAACTACTACATCCAAATATTGTTCAATACGAGCCTTATCAAGCTTTATTTGTTCCTGACGAGGATCCTTTGATTTTTTATAAAAAAATTTCTTTTTGGATCAAAAAAAGATTAACTGGAATCGTTTATGTTTATTTTGAAATAAACCAATTTATCTATTTAGATATTATTGATTTTATGAAAAAAATAGGGTTTCTAAATATAGAAATAAAAAGAGATTTTCAAGGCTATTTCAGAATGGTTCGTGGAGTTTATTACTCCAACTAA
- the ligA gene encoding NAD-dependent DNA ligase LigA, whose translation MEKIEKKIYKLRKKLLKYNDQYYNSDTSEISDYHFDKKLKELSFLEKKNPELQDPTSPTMKVGAEVTKKDSISTASHKYKMYSIQNTYSKKELMIWKTKISKSLHSLSFVCEPKYDGVSINLIYQNGFLTKAVTRGDGEKGEDVTKNIKTIKYIPLKLRGDNYPMYLEIRGEIFIPIKSFIEINKKRIKNGQNPYANPRNTASGTLKIQNIQEVRKRDLFCIAFHVVGNNLPFNTQYAAIKYIKYWGFQAPEIARFCRNIKEVFHFIDFWDICKNKLPYQTDGIVIKVNEYKKQSLLGFTNKYPRWAIAYKFRQKLSETKLLSITFQVGRTGIITPVANVVPLLISGTTIKRVALYNDNFIQKMGIHYGDTLLLEKGGDIIPKVTEINIKKRLNQTFPVFFLKKCPSCNGILTKRNELFYCTNQNCFSQRIEKIIHFVSVMNIKKIGEKMIHKLYKKGFLYNFYDLYELKKKELLQIEGVKEKLACGILNNIEKSKENPYFRVLFALGIPHVGEYISKKLTDNFSDINSLIHANYNHLISISGIGKKIAKSIITYFSITEHQSIVKMLVKYGFHVYKYPIMKKYSLIEGKSFVFTGKLSCITRNEAKNIVEFLGGRVYNTVNQKINFIVVGKNFGSKLKKSMKKNHIKILTEHIFLDMIQKNNNQF comes from the coding sequence ATGGAAAAAATAGAAAAAAAAATATATAAACTCAGAAAAAAGTTGTTAAAATATAATGATCAATATTATAATTCGGATACTTCAGAAATATCTGACTATCATTTTGATAAAAAATTAAAAGAATTATCTTTTTTAGAGAAAAAAAATCCTGAATTACAGGATCCAACTTCTCCTACAATGAAAGTAGGAGCAGAAGTCACTAAAAAAGATTCTATTTCTACTGCTTCTCATAAATACAAAATGTACTCTATTCAAAATACCTATTCTAAAAAAGAATTAATGATTTGGAAAACAAAAATCAGTAAATCACTTCATTCTTTATCTTTTGTATGTGAACCAAAATATGATGGAGTATCTATTAATTTGATTTATCAAAACGGATTTTTAACAAAAGCGGTAACTCGTGGAGATGGAGAAAAAGGAGAAGATGTCACAAAAAATATAAAAACGATAAAATATATTCCTTTAAAATTAAGAGGGGATAACTATCCTATGTATCTTGAAATACGTGGAGAAATCTTTATTCCTATAAAGAGTTTTATAGAAATTAATAAAAAACGTATCAAAAATGGACAAAATCCTTATGCGAATCCAAGAAATACGGCTAGTGGAACACTGAAAATTCAGAATATACAAGAAGTACGTAAAAGAGATTTATTTTGTATAGCATTTCATGTTGTAGGAAACAATTTACCTTTTAATACACAATATGCAGCTATAAAATACATAAAATATTGGGGGTTTCAAGCTCCGGAAATAGCGCGTTTTTGCAGGAACATAAAAGAAGTATTCCATTTTATAGACTTTTGGGATATATGTAAAAATAAACTTCCTTATCAGACAGATGGAATAGTGATTAAAGTTAATGAATATAAAAAACAATCCCTTTTAGGATTTACCAATAAATATCCACGTTGGGCTATTGCTTATAAGTTTCGACAAAAATTGTCTGAAACCAAATTATTAAGTATTACGTTTCAAGTAGGACGTACAGGGATCATTACTCCTGTAGCCAATGTCGTTCCTCTTTTAATTTCTGGAACGACAATCAAAAGAGTTGCACTTTATAATGATAATTTTATACAAAAAATGGGAATTCATTATGGAGATACACTTTTATTAGAAAAAGGAGGAGATATTATTCCAAAAGTTACAGAAATCAACATCAAAAAAAGATTGAATCAAACCTTTCCTGTATTTTTTTTAAAAAAATGTCCATCATGTAATGGCATTTTAACGAAAAGAAATGAATTATTTTACTGTACTAATCAAAACTGTTTTTCTCAAAGAATAGAAAAAATAATCCACTTTGTAAGTGTTATGAACATAAAAAAAATTGGAGAAAAAATGATACATAAACTATACAAAAAAGGTTTTTTATATAATTTTTATGATTTATATGAATTGAAAAAAAAAGAACTCCTTCAAATTGAAGGAGTCAAAGAAAAACTGGCATGTGGAATTTTGAATAATATAGAAAAATCGAAAGAAAATCCCTATTTCAGAGTATTATTTGCTTTAGGAATTCCTCATGTAGGAGAATATATTTCCAAAAAATTAACAGATAATTTTTCGGATATCAATTCTTTAATACATGCAAATTATAATCATTTAATTTCTATTTCTGGCATAGGAAAAAAAATTGCAAAAAGTATCATTACTTATTTTTCAATTACGGAACATCAATCCATAGTTAAGATGCTTGTTAAATATGGATTCCATGTTTATAAATATCCTATAATGAAAAAGTATTCTTTGATTGAAGGAAAATCTTTTGTATTCACAGGAAAATTATCTTGTATAACCCGGAATGAAGCTAAAAATATAGTAGAATTTTTAGGTGGAAGAGTGTATAATACTGTAAATCAAAAAATTAATTTTATAGTAGTTGGAAAAAATTTTGGTTCCAAATTAAAAAAAAGTATGAAAAAAAATCACATAAAAATTTTGACAGAACATATTTTTTTGGATATGATTCAAAAAAATAATAATCAATTTTAA
- the lon gene encoding endopeptidase La, with the protein MLLKNIFTESGFESEAEFIPLMSQDEEDQLLKGDIPEQLCILTVKNMVLYSGIVFPIIAGKSGSIQLLQDAYGLDKTVGVLTQKNSGIENLSEKDLYSIGTVAKILKLLKMPDGNTTVILQGKRRFKVNRFIQNDPYFKAEIIALEENKPSCKDKEYLALVESIKEIAIKIIQDNPNIPSEASIAIRNIESPSFLINFVAANMNLATRDKQKLLEYDDLKKRAMETLRFLNVEHQQIKLKNDIQSRVRSDMDQQQREYFLHQQIKAIQEELGDISYEKEIDEMRAKASRKKWPKEAKKQFDRELLKMQRTNPQMPEYTVQRNYLELMIDLPWGRYSKDNFDLDYAQKILDRDHYGLEKVKERIIEYLAVLKLRGDMRSPILCFYGPPGVGKTSLGRSIATALKRKYVRISLGGLHDESEIRGHRRTYIGAMPGRLLQSIRKVGTSNPVFVIDEIDKMGLGTNGDPSSAMLEVLDPEQNTSFYDNFLEMGYDLSKVLFIATANSLSHIQPALIDRMEVIEMNGYTVEEKTQIVKKHILPKQLKDNGLKKSDLVLGTKQIEKVIESYTRESGLRTLEKHIAKLARYVAKHIAMNKKYVKLLSIEKIEKILGIPNDPDRYEENNIPGVVTGLAWTHFGGDILYIESSLSKGKGHLSITGNLGEVMKESATIALQYIKAHYKEFNIDPIMFEEKNVHVHVPEGAVPKDGPSAGITMLTSLVSSFTKRKLRPNLAMTGEITLRGKVLPVGGIKEKILAAKRANIKEIILSQDNKKDVEEIKPEHLKGLTFDYVKNMNDVIHLSLL; encoded by the coding sequence ATGTTATTAAAAAATATATTTACAGAATCTGGATTCGAGTCTGAAGCAGAGTTTATTCCCTTAATGAGTCAAGATGAAGAAGATCAGTTACTTAAAGGAGATATTCCTGAACAATTATGTATCTTAACAGTAAAAAATATGGTTTTGTATTCTGGAATTGTTTTTCCAATTATAGCAGGAAAAAGTGGATCCATACAATTGTTACAAGATGCTTATGGATTAGATAAAACAGTTGGAGTATTAACACAAAAAAATTCTGGAATAGAAAACCTTAGTGAAAAAGATTTGTATTCTATTGGAACGGTTGCTAAAATATTGAAATTATTGAAAATGCCTGATGGAAATACCACGGTTATTTTGCAGGGAAAAAGAAGATTTAAAGTCAATCGTTTTATTCAAAATGATCCATATTTTAAAGCAGAAATTATAGCGTTAGAGGAAAATAAACCTTCCTGTAAGGATAAAGAATACCTTGCTTTAGTAGAATCTATAAAGGAAATAGCTATAAAAATTATTCAAGATAACCCCAATATTCCATCAGAAGCGAGCATTGCTATTCGTAATATAGAAAGTCCTTCTTTTTTAATAAATTTTGTAGCAGCTAATATGAATTTAGCTACTAGAGATAAGCAAAAATTGTTAGAATACGATGATTTGAAAAAAAGAGCAATGGAAACATTACGTTTTCTAAACGTAGAACATCAGCAAATTAAATTAAAAAACGACATTCAATCCCGTGTTCGTAGTGATATGGATCAACAACAGAGAGAATATTTTTTGCATCAGCAGATTAAAGCCATACAAGAAGAATTAGGAGATATCTCTTATGAAAAAGAGATAGATGAAATGCGAGCTAAAGCTTCCAGAAAAAAATGGCCAAAGGAAGCAAAAAAACAGTTTGATAGGGAATTGCTAAAAATGCAAAGAACTAATCCTCAAATGCCAGAATATACGGTACAGAGAAATTATCTGGAATTAATGATTGATCTTCCTTGGGGAAGATACTCAAAAGATAATTTTGATTTAGATTATGCACAAAAAATATTAGACAGAGATCACTATGGACTGGAAAAAGTAAAAGAACGTATTATAGAATATTTAGCTGTATTAAAATTAAGGGGAGATATGCGTTCTCCTATTTTATGCTTTTACGGTCCACCTGGAGTCGGTAAGACTTCTTTGGGAAGATCTATAGCTACCGCATTGAAAAGAAAATACGTTCGTATTTCTTTGGGGGGGTTGCATGATGAATCAGAAATACGGGGACACAGAAGGACTTATATAGGCGCCATGCCTGGTAGGCTATTACAATCTATTCGAAAAGTAGGAACTTCAAATCCCGTTTTTGTTATAGACGAAATAGATAAAATGGGTCTAGGTACAAATGGAGATCCTTCTTCGGCCATGTTAGAAGTTTTAGATCCGGAACAAAATACCTCATTTTACGATAATTTTTTAGAAATGGGTTACGATTTATCAAAAGTATTATTTATTGCTACAGCGAATTCACTTTCCCATATTCAACCTGCTCTAATAGATAGAATGGAAGTTATAGAAATGAATGGATATACTGTAGAAGAAAAAACGCAAATTGTAAAAAAACATATTCTACCTAAACAATTAAAAGACAATGGATTAAAAAAATCTGATTTAGTACTTGGAACAAAACAAATAGAAAAAGTCATTGAAAGTTATACAAGAGAATCTGGATTGAGAACTTTGGAAAAACATATTGCTAAATTAGCACGTTATGTCGCGAAACATATTGCTATGAACAAAAAATATGTGAAACTTTTAAGTATTGAAAAAATAGAAAAAATTCTTGGAATACCCAATGATCCAGATCGTTATGAAGAAAATAATATTCCAGGTGTGGTTACTGGTTTAGCTTGGACTCATTTTGGGGGAGATATTTTATATATTGAATCCAGTTTATCTAAAGGAAAAGGTCATTTAAGTATTACTGGAAATTTAGGAGAGGTGATGAAAGAATCTGCGACAATTGCTTTGCAATATATTAAAGCTCATTATAAAGAATTTAACATAGATCCTATAATGTTTGAAGAGAAAAATGTGCATGTTCATGTTCCTGAAGGAGCCGTTCCTAAAGATGGTCCATCTGCAGGAATAACAATGTTAACTTCTCTAGTGTCAAGTTTTACTAAAAGAAAGTTAAGGCCTAATCTAGCTATGACAGGAGAAATCACTCTAAGAGGGAAAGTCCTTCCTGTTGGTGGAATTAAAGAAAAAATTCTAGCGGCTAAACGTGCTAATATTAAAGAAATTATTTTATCACAGGATAACAAAAAAGATGTAGAGGAAATTAAACCCGAACACTTAAAAGGATTAACCTTTGATTATGTTAAAAATATGAATGATGTGATTCATTTATCTTTGTTGTAA
- the lysA gene encoding diaminopimelate decarboxylase: protein MMHELKNKSYPVHREYLIQLAKKYGTPLYVYDSCKIKKQYIKMKKAFSGIKNLIINYACKANTNLNILKFLQKLGSGLDTVSIQEVELGLKAGFHPKKIIFTPNCVSIQEIKKAVGFGVRINLDNLSILEQFGEYYPDYAIGIRINPHIMAGGNSKISVGHIDSKFGISYYQIPHMKRILKNTGLKIEGFHMHTGSDISNIKAFLSGAKVLFQAAIDFPNLDYIDFGSGFKVPYTKNDIKTDLNSLSYCITEEFENFCKNYGSQITLIFEPGKFIVSESGYFLVSVNVIKHTTSTVFAGVDSGFNHFLRPMFYDAYHCIENISNPNGRFRFYTVVGYICESDTFGFNRKVKEIREGDILCIKNAGAYCFSMSSNYNSRYRPSEVMIFKGKDFLIRKRETMQDLLRNIVDIHM from the coding sequence ATGATGCATGAATTAAAAAATAAAAGCTACCCAGTTCATAGAGAATACTTAATTCAACTTGCAAAAAAATATGGGACTCCACTTTATGTATACGATTCTTGCAAAATAAAAAAACAATATATAAAGATGAAAAAAGCTTTTAGTGGGATAAAAAATTTAATCATTAATTATGCCTGTAAAGCTAATACTAATCTGAATATATTGAAATTTTTGCAAAAATTGGGAAGCGGATTAGATACCGTGTCTATTCAAGAAGTAGAACTAGGATTAAAAGCAGGTTTTCATCCTAAAAAAATTATATTCACTCCTAATTGTGTTTCTATTCAAGAAATAAAAAAGGCAGTTGGTTTCGGAGTTAGAATCAATCTAGATAATTTGTCCATTTTAGAACAATTTGGAGAATATTACCCTGATTATGCTATAGGAATCAGAATTAATCCGCATATTATGGCAGGAGGAAATTCTAAAATTTCAGTAGGACATATTGATTCTAAATTTGGTATTTCTTATTATCAAATTCCTCATATGAAAAGAATATTAAAAAATACAGGACTTAAAATAGAAGGATTTCATATGCATACAGGATCTGATATTTCAAATATCAAAGCCTTTTTATCAGGAGCAAAAGTCTTATTTCAAGCAGCTATTGATTTTCCCAATCTTGATTATATTGATTTTGGAAGTGGTTTTAAAGTTCCATACACAAAAAATGATATAAAAACGGATCTTAATTCTTTAAGTTATTGTATTACAGAAGAATTTGAAAATTTTTGTAAGAATTATGGAAGTCAAATTACTTTGATATTTGAACCAGGTAAATTTATAGTTAGTGAATCTGGATATTTTTTAGTTAGTGTAAATGTCATTAAACATACTACTTCTACTGTATTTGCGGGAGTAGATTCAGGGTTTAATCATTTTCTTCGTCCTATGTTTTATGATGCTTATCACTGTATTGAAAATATTTCGAATCCAAATGGTCGTTTTCGTTTTTACACAGTAGTGGGATATATTTGCGAATCGGATACCTTTGGGTTTAATAGAAAAGTTAAAGAAATCCGTGAAGGAGATATTTTATGCATTAAAAATGCAGGAGCTTACTGTTTTTCTATGTCTTCTAATTATAATTCTCGTTATAGACCTTCTGAAGTTATGATTTTTAAGGGAAAAGATTTTCTTATAAGAAAAAGAGAAACGATGCAAGATCTTCTGAGAAACATAGTGGACATACACATGTAA
- the metG gene encoding methionine--tRNA ligase produces the protein MKKSNKYTVTAALPYANGPIHIGHLAGVYLPADIFVRYLRRNKIDVIFICGSDEHGVPIAMQAKKEKKTPKEIVNKYHYMIKDCFNNFGIQFDNYSRTSTKIHHEISTSFFKKLNEKKKIFEKVSEQYYDKEAQQFLADRYISGTCPHCKNEEAYGDQCEDCGRPLIPEDLISPKSTISGSFPILKKTKHWYFPLNQYQKFLEKWILINHKKDWKVNVYGQAKSWLDQGLKPRAITRDLNWGVPVPQDKGKVLYVWFEAPIGYISSTIEWSKQTKIDWKPYWKDENTKLIQFIGKDNIVFHCIIFPVILKAYNSGYILPDKILANEFLHLENKKISTSKNWAVWVHEYLKDFPNQQDPLRYILIANMPEKKDNNFNWKNFQIKNNTELVAILGNFVNRSLTLIQKYNKGIVPYPEMLSIKDKNILTKIKDYPEHIGNLIESYQFRESLACFMDLARLGNKYLTEEEPWSKKKEKRINTILYVSLQIVGMLAQLAEPFLPYTAKKLLDMLRLKTFFWNKIKNIEEILCPGHVLGKTVFLFKKISNESIEKQMKKLKKIQSFMQ, from the coding sequence ATGAAAAAATCAAATAAATATACAGTCACTGCTGCTTTACCATATGCAAATGGCCCAATTCATATAGGACATTTGGCAGGAGTTTATTTACCTGCAGATATTTTCGTTCGTTATCTTAGACGAAATAAAATAGATGTTATTTTTATATGTGGATCGGATGAACATGGAGTACCTATTGCTATGCAAGCTAAAAAAGAAAAAAAAACTCCTAAAGAAATAGTGAATAAGTATCATTACATGATTAAAGATTGTTTTAATAATTTTGGAATACAGTTTGATAACTATTCCAGAACCTCTACAAAAATTCATCACGAAATTTCTACTTCTTTTTTTAAAAAACTTAATGAAAAAAAAAAGATTTTTGAAAAAGTATCTGAACAATATTATGATAAAGAAGCTCAACAATTTTTAGCGGATAGGTATATATCTGGAACATGCCCTCATTGTAAAAATGAAGAAGCTTATGGAGATCAATGCGAAGATTGTGGAAGGCCCCTAATCCCTGAAGATTTAATATCTCCCAAATCGACTATAAGTGGAAGCTTTCCAATTTTGAAAAAAACCAAACATTGGTACTTTCCCCTAAATCAATATCAAAAATTCTTGGAAAAATGGATTTTAATTAATCATAAAAAAGATTGGAAAGTGAATGTATATGGACAAGCAAAATCTTGGTTAGATCAAGGGTTAAAACCTCGTGCTATAACAAGAGATTTGAATTGGGGGGTACCTGTTCCCCAGGATAAAGGAAAAGTTCTATATGTATGGTTTGAAGCTCCTATAGGATATATTTCTTCTACTATAGAGTGGTCTAAACAAACAAAAATAGATTGGAAACCTTATTGGAAAGATGAAAATACCAAATTAATTCAGTTTATAGGAAAAGATAATATTGTTTTTCACTGCATTATTTTTCCGGTTATACTTAAAGCATATAATAGTGGATATATCCTTCCAGATAAAATATTGGCTAATGAATTTCTTCATCTAGAAAACAAAAAAATATCTACTTCTAAAAATTGGGCAGTATGGGTGCATGAATATTTAAAAGATTTTCCAAATCAACAGGACCCCCTTCGTTATATTTTAATAGCTAATATGCCTGAAAAAAAAGATAATAATTTTAATTGGAAAAATTTTCAAATAAAAAATAATACTGAATTGGTTGCTATATTAGGAAATTTTGTAAATAGAAGTCTAACTTTAATACAAAAGTACAATAAAGGCATCGTCCCTTATCCTGAAATGTTGTCTATAAAAGACAAAAATATTTTAACAAAAATTAAAGATTATCCAGAGCATATAGGAAATTTAATTGAATCCTATCAGTTTCGAGAATCCTTAGCATGTTTTATGGATTTAGCTAGACTAGGAAATAAATATTTAACAGAAGAAGAACCTTGGAGTAAAAAAAAAGAAAAACGTATCAATACCATACTTTATGTATCCCTGCAAATTGTTGGTATGTTAGCACAATTAGCAGAACCTTTTCTTCCATATACGGCAAAAAAATTGTTAGACATGCTTCGGTTGAAAACTTTTTTTTGGAATAAAATAAAAAACATAGAAGAAATTTTATGTCCAGGACATGTTTTAGGCAAGACTGTATTTTTATTTAAAAAAATAAGTAACGAAAGTATTGAAAAACAAATGAAAAAACTGAAAAAAATACAGTCATTTATGCAGTGA
- a CDS encoding 5'-3' exonuclease, whose amino-acid sequence MNNNNKKLFLIDAYPLIYQSYYAYIHNPLFTSKGLNTSPIINFTYFLMNTLNNEKPSYMATIFDSRKGTSFRKEEYDKYKAHRKKTPEAIFIAIPYIIKILKTFKISFFYAPNGYEADDFIGTIAKKAENKGYIIYIVTLDKDFFQLITENIKVYIPPFKGNTKKIFGIEEIKKKFGVNHPRQVIDLWSMMGDSSDNIPGLPGIGIKNAIRFIQKYGSIEKLLNSTHDLNGKIKKNIEKNKDLGLLYKKLITIVTNIPLFSFHEEKFYVKKPNWHSIKKIFGELEFIRLLKKAHEYYKYKNN is encoded by the coding sequence ATGAATAATAATAATAAAAAATTATTTTTAATTGACGCATATCCCCTTATTTATCAAAGTTATTATGCTTATATACATAATCCACTTTTCACTTCTAAAGGCCTCAATACTTCGCCTATCATAAATTTCACATATTTTTTAATGAACACATTAAATAATGAAAAGCCATCCTATATGGCAACTATTTTTGATTCCCGTAAAGGAACTTCTTTTAGAAAAGAAGAATATGACAAGTATAAAGCACATAGAAAAAAAACCCCGGAAGCTATTTTCATAGCTATTCCTTATATTATCAAGATTTTAAAAACCTTTAAAATTTCTTTTTTTTATGCTCCCAACGGATATGAGGCCGATGATTTTATCGGAACAATAGCTAAAAAAGCAGAAAATAAAGGATATATTATTTATATAGTCACTTTAGATAAAGATTTTTTTCAACTGATAACAGAAAACATTAAAGTTTATATTCCACCTTTTAAAGGAAATACAAAAAAAATTTTTGGAATAGAAGAAATCAAAAAAAAATTTGGAGTGAACCATCCAAGACAAGTTATAGATTTATGGAGTATGATGGGGGATTCTTCTGATAATATACCAGGATTGCCAGGAATTGGAATAAAAAATGCCATCAGATTTATTCAAAAATATGGAAGTATTGAAAAATTATTAAATTCAACTCATGATCTTAACGGAAAAATAAAAAAAAATATTGAAAAAAATAAAGATTTAGGTCTTTTATACAAAAAATTAATTACTATTGTTACTAATATTCCCCTTTTTTCTTTTCATGAAGAAAAATTTTATGTAAAAAAGCCAAATTGGCATTCCATAAAAAAAATATTCGGGGAACTTGAATTTATAAGATTGTTAAAAAAAGCTCATGAATATTATAAATATAAAAACAATTAA